One window of Nocardioides dongkuii genomic DNA carries:
- a CDS encoding penicillin-binding transpeptidase domain-containing protein, whose protein sequence is MLRRPPATRLALPAAVLLVLGALSSCDQADPDPGPDPEGAAADLATGLAGGDLAEVAFTGTTGAEATAVLEGVTEGLVAGLGEVSPTVEVTDVTDGEGGTATATLTWSWPVGEESWDYDSEAALELVDGEWRAAWSPSLVEPSLADGEVLDATPIGARRGDITGARGQTLVTQRPVVRFGVDRSAVPKAAAVAAARRLAALTDVDAAPYVEEVRAAGEKAFVEAITYRREDVPVALAREYGSVPGILAVQDELALPLTRDFAAPILGTVGEVTAEMVEEDPESYAAGDVAGLSGLQARYDDLLRGADGVVVDAVPAEDAEDAEDTERELFRVEPTAGEPLELTLDPDLQIAAEDLLAEVRPASAIVALRPSSGEIVAAANGPGTDGYNIATFGQFAPGSTFKAVSTLALLRAGLTPDSPVPCSSTLTVDGKRFTNYSDYPASALGRIPLRTALAHSCNTAFISQADRLGGTDLFDAAVSLGLGLDHDLGFPAYFGSVEPPASETEAAADLIGQGTILASPMVMATVVASVQRGELVVPQLVRSVEVSAPDGARPLGAAEARALKTMMRGVVTSGSGSGLADLPGPPAIAKTGTAEYGSGTPLRTHAWMVAAHGDLAVAVFVEDGESGSRTAGPLLEAFLRAAR, encoded by the coding sequence ATGCTGCGCCGACCCCCCGCGACCCGGCTCGCCCTCCCCGCCGCCGTCCTGCTGGTGCTGGGGGCGCTGTCCTCCTGCGACCAGGCCGACCCGGACCCGGGCCCCGACCCCGAGGGTGCGGCCGCCGACCTCGCGACCGGCCTGGCGGGGGGCGACCTCGCGGAGGTCGCGTTCACCGGCACGACCGGTGCCGAGGCGACCGCCGTCCTCGAGGGCGTCACCGAGGGGCTGGTCGCCGGGCTGGGCGAGGTCTCGCCCACGGTCGAGGTCACCGACGTCACCGACGGGGAGGGCGGGACCGCCACCGCCACCCTCACCTGGTCCTGGCCGGTCGGCGAGGAGTCCTGGGACTACGACAGCGAGGCCGCCCTCGAGCTGGTCGACGGCGAGTGGCGCGCGGCCTGGTCGCCGAGCCTGGTCGAGCCGTCGCTGGCCGACGGCGAGGTGCTCGACGCGACCCCGATCGGCGCCCGCCGCGGCGACATCACCGGGGCGCGCGGCCAGACCCTGGTCACCCAGCGGCCCGTGGTCCGGTTCGGTGTCGACCGCTCGGCGGTGCCGAAGGCGGCCGCGGTCGCCGCGGCCCGCCGGCTGGCCGCGCTCACCGACGTCGACGCCGCGCCGTACGTCGAGGAGGTCCGGGCGGCCGGCGAGAAGGCGTTCGTCGAGGCGATCACCTACCGCCGCGAGGACGTCCCGGTCGCGCTGGCCCGTGAGTACGGCTCGGTGCCCGGGATCCTCGCCGTCCAGGACGAGCTGGCGCTCCCGCTGACCCGTGACTTCGCCGCGCCGATCCTCGGCACCGTCGGCGAGGTGACCGCGGAGATGGTCGAGGAGGACCCGGAGTCCTACGCCGCCGGCGACGTGGCCGGGCTCTCCGGGCTCCAGGCGCGGTACGACGACCTGCTCCGGGGCGCCGACGGCGTGGTCGTCGACGCGGTCCCCGCCGAGGACGCCGAGGACGCCGAGGACACCGAGCGCGAGCTGTTCCGCGTGGAGCCCACGGCCGGCGAGCCCCTCGAGCTCACCCTCGACCCCGACCTCCAGATCGCCGCCGAGGACCTGCTCGCCGAGGTCCGGCCGGCGAGCGCGATCGTGGCGCTGCGCCCGAGCAGCGGCGAGATCGTCGCGGCGGCCAACGGTCCCGGCACCGACGGCTACAACATCGCGACCTTCGGCCAGTTCGCGCCCGGGTCGACGTTCAAGGCCGTGAGCACCCTGGCGCTGCTCCGCGCCGGGCTCACGCCGGACAGCCCGGTGCCGTGCTCCTCGACGCTCACCGTCGACGGCAAGCGGTTCACCAACTACTCCGACTACCCCGCCTCCGCGCTGGGCCGGATCCCGCTGCGCACCGCCCTGGCGCACTCCTGCAACACCGCCTTCATCTCCCAGGCCGACCGCCTCGGCGGCACCGACCTCTTCGACGCGGCCGTCTCCCTGGGGCTCGGGCTCGACCACGACCTCGGGTTCCCGGCGTACTTCGGCAGCGTCGAGCCGCCGGCCTCCGAGACCGAGGCGGCCGCCGACCTGATCGGACAGGGCACGATCCTCGCCTCGCCGATGGTGATGGCGACGGTCGTGGCCTCGGTGCAGCGCGGCGAGCTGGTGGTCCCGCAGCTGGTGCGCTCGGTCGAGGTGAGCGCGCCCGACGGCGCCCGGCCGCTGGGCGCCGCGGAGGCGCGCGCGCTGAAGACGATGATGCGCGGCGTGGTGACGTCGGGCAGCGGCAGCGGGCTGGCCGACCTGCCCGGTCCGCCCGCGATCGCCAAGACCGGGACGGCGGAGTACGGCAGCGGGACGCCGCTGCGCACCCATGCCTGGATGGTGGCCGCCCACGGCGACCTCGCGGTCGCCGTGTTCGTCGAGGACGGCGAGTCCGGGTCGCGCACCGCGGGCCCGCTGCTGGAGGCGTTCCTGCGCGCCGCGCGCTGA
- a CDS encoding SGNH/GDSL hydrolase family protein has translation MRAVTAFVTAFVTAVVTVLLALLPAAPAATAKPVYVALGDSYASGVGTGAYRDDGTTCRRSSAAYPALAARALGYRLRFRACAGATVAHVTAAQLGALRRSTRYVTLSVGGNDAGFAGVLTTCATPWWLGDCERAVAGARRFVRDSLTRRLQTLYAEVRRRAPLARVVVVGYPRIFMGEDCDAGTWFSADEQRRLNGTADLLNARLGAAARGAGFAFADPTSAFRGHAVCDEAEWVNGLSFPVAESYHPHRAGHASGLLPLVRPLLRGAPARAAVVRPAAEPSPARARGVRTAPFRRPDLTTPRAERAARRHGIDLDRWLARHP, from the coding sequence GTGCGAGCCGTCACCGCCTTCGTTACCGCCTTCGTCACCGCCGTCGTCACCGTCCTGCTGGCGCTGCTCCCCGCCGCGCCCGCGGCCACCGCCAAGCCCGTGTACGTCGCGCTCGGCGACTCCTACGCCTCGGGCGTCGGCACCGGCGCCTACCGCGACGACGGCACCACCTGCCGCCGGTCGTCCGCGGCCTACCCGGCCCTCGCCGCCCGCGCCCTCGGCTACCGGCTCCGGTTCCGGGCGTGTGCCGGTGCCACGGTCGCCCACGTGACCGCTGCCCAGCTCGGTGCGCTGCGGCGCTCCACCCGCTACGTCACCCTCTCGGTCGGCGGCAACGACGCGGGCTTCGCCGGCGTCCTCACCACCTGCGCCACCCCGTGGTGGCTGGGCGACTGCGAGCGGGCGGTCGCCGGCGCCCGCAGGTTCGTGCGCGACTCCCTGACCCGCCGGCTCCAGACGTTGTACGCCGAGGTCCGGCGCCGCGCCCCGCTCGCCCGGGTCGTCGTGGTCGGCTACCCGCGGATCTTCATGGGCGAGGACTGCGACGCCGGCACCTGGTTCTCCGCCGACGAGCAGCGGCGGCTCAACGGCACCGCCGACCTGCTGAACGCGCGGCTCGGCGCGGCGGCCCGCGGCGCCGGGTTCGCGTTCGCCGACCCCACGTCGGCGTTCCGCGGCCACGCGGTCTGCGACGAGGCGGAGTGGGTCAACGGGCTCTCGTTCCCGGTCGCGGAGAGCTACCACCCCCACCGCGCCGGGCACGCCTCCGGCCTGCTGCCGCTGGTCCGCCCGCTGCTGCGGGGTGCGCCGGCCCGCGCCGCCGTGGTCCGTCCGGCGGCGGAGCCGAGCCCGGCCCGGGCCCGCGGCGTACGCACCGCGCCGTTCCGCCGGCCCGACCTGACCACGCCCCGGGCCGAGCGTGCCGCCCGCCGCCACGGCATCGACCTCGATCGGTGGCTGGCACGGCACCCGTGA
- a CDS encoding MerR family transcriptional regulator, with the protein MKSSTDPTPWSVGDVAARFRLATHVLRHWEDVGLLRPARDAAGRRRYGVDDLFRVAVIMRSKDSGMSLDQIAVLLDADAADRHRVLQAHVDDLDRRMAEMERSRAMTLHALRCRAHDVAACPNFQRFVDDVVGAVG; encoded by the coding sequence ATGAAGTCAAGCACCGATCCGACACCGTGGTCCGTGGGCGACGTCGCCGCCCGGTTCCGGCTCGCCACGCACGTGCTGCGGCACTGGGAGGACGTCGGGCTGCTGCGTCCGGCGCGCGACGCCGCGGGCCGCCGGCGCTACGGCGTCGACGACCTGTTCCGGGTCGCGGTGATCATGCGGAGCAAGGACTCCGGCATGAGCCTCGACCAGATCGCGGTGCTGCTCGACGCCGACGCCGCCGACCGGCACCGCGTGCTCCAGGCCCACGTCGACGACCTGGACCGCCGGATGGCGGAGATGGAGCGGTCCCGCGCGATGACCCTGCACGCGCTCCGGTGCCGCGCGCACGACGTCGCCGCCTGCCCCAACTTCCAGCGGTTCGTCGACGACGTGGTGGGTGCCGTGGGCTGA